A stretch of the Planktothricoides raciborskii GIHE-MW2 genome encodes the following:
- the amt gene encoding ammonium transporter, translating to MIKKVLMVGMIALWAIVIPLIGNGLSQDEPMPDSAMPEVVSPAEQPTDEMPVEQPTDEMPVEQPADEMPVEQPADEMPVEQPASDGTPAPTSTPAPAPIMAPQAAPALETNVDSSTTAAPEPEINSGDTAWMLVSTGLVLLMTPGLAFFYGGLVRSRNVLNTMMMSMILMALVGVTWVLWGYSLAFDVSVQAPEFGKGLEAFIGGLDWIGLNNVTAATPDPVGYAPTVPHQVFMVYQMMFAIITPALISGAIVERMSFKAYFWFIILWSTFIYAPLAHWVWGRGWLGAIGALDFAGGTVVHISSGISAVVAAWMIGPRKDFMIKPHAPHNVPYVLLGIGLLWFGWLGFNGGSALASGSLAAVACVTTIISAAAGGLTWVILEWILRNKPTAVGIASGFLAGLVGITPAAGYVHPIGALLIGSITSVCCFYAVSFRAKLQFDDSLDTYPVHGVGGTIGAILTGIFATKSVNEFGNNGLLFGNPSLLLIQILGVVATYIFAAVGTFVILKILSIFMELRVKSAIEDQGMDINEHGEEGYGKDFASGLSVDKT from the coding sequence GTGATTAAAAAAGTCCTCATGGTTGGGATGATCGCCCTGTGGGCAATAGTTATCCCCCTGATCGGAAATGGCTTGTCCCAAGATGAACCAATGCCGGATTCCGCAATGCCGGAAGTCGTCAGTCCCGCAGAACAACCAACTGATGAGATGCCGGTGGAACAGCCAACTGATGAGATGCCGGTGGAACAGCCAGCCGATGAGATGCCGGTGGAACAACCAGCCGATGAGATGCCGGTGGAACAACCAGCAAGTGATGGGACTCCAGCACCAACCTCGACCCCCGCACCGGCTCCTATAATGGCACCCCAAGCGGCACCGGCATTAGAAACTAACGTGGACAGCAGTACGACGGCAGCCCCAGAGCCGGAAATCAACAGCGGTGATACCGCCTGGATGCTGGTTTCTACGGGGTTGGTGCTGCTGATGACACCAGGATTAGCATTTTTTTACGGCGGTTTGGTGCGATCGCGCAACGTGCTCAACACTATGATGATGAGCATGATCCTGATGGCATTAGTTGGAGTGACTTGGGTTCTCTGGGGCTACAGCCTCGCTTTTGATGTGTCGGTGCAAGCACCGGAATTTGGTAAAGGTCTGGAAGCGTTTATTGGTGGGTTGGACTGGATCGGTTTAAACAATGTCACCGCTGCAACGCCCGATCCCGTTGGCTACGCCCCCACGGTTCCCCACCAAGTTTTTATGGTTTACCAGATGATGTTTGCCATCATCACCCCGGCTTTGATTTCCGGGGCGATCGTGGAACGCATGAGTTTTAAAGCCTATTTCTGGTTCATTATTCTCTGGTCTACGTTTATTTACGCTCCCTTGGCCCACTGGGTTTGGGGAAGAGGCTGGCTAGGTGCGATCGGTGCCCTGGATTTTGCTGGCGGAACAGTGGTTCACATTAGTTCTGGGATTTCCGCCGTAGTCGCCGCTTGGATGATCGGCCCACGCAAAGACTTTATGATCAAACCCCACGCCCCCCATAACGTGCCTTATGTTTTATTGGGGATTGGTTTGCTCTGGTTTGGTTGGTTGGGTTTCAATGGCGGCAGCGCTTTGGCTTCCGGTTCTCTGGCCGCCGTTGCTTGTGTCACCACGATCATTTCCGCCGCCGCTGGGGGTCTGACCTGGGTAATTTTAGAATGGATACTTCGCAACAAACCAACCGCTGTGGGGATTGCTAGTGGCTTCCTGGCAGGATTGGTGGGTATTACTCCAGCCGCCGGTTACGTTCATCCCATCGGTGCGCTGCTGATTGGTTCTATTACTTCGGTTTGCTGTTTCTATGCGGTCAGTTTCCGAGCTAAATTGCAGTTTGATGACTCTTTGGATACCTATCCAGTTCACGGTGTGGGCGGGACAATCGGAGCAATTTTAACCGGGATTTTTGCCACAAAAAGTGTTAACGAATTTGGCAATAATGGCTTGCTATTTGGCAATCCTAGTTTGTTGTTGATTCAAATTTTGGGTGTTGTGGCCACCTATATTTTTGCCGCTGTTGGTACTTTTGTTATTCTCAAAATTCTGAGCATTTTTATGGAATTGCGGGTGAAATCTGCGATCGAAGACCAAGGGATGGATATCAACGAGCACGGCGAAGAAGGTTATGGTAAGGACTTTGCTTCTGGCTTGAGTGTCGATAAGACCTAG
- a CDS encoding ABC transporter permease — translation MSRSKALQSYIIIRLMLAPLMLWTITTLVFLLLRATPGDPVDAILGPKAPEAVKNALREQLGLGDPLWQQYLNYMGDLLTFDLGTSLTTRGQSVWQIIQQYFPATLEIAVFSMVVALVVGIGVGMLSASRPNTGWDAGGRLFGILTYSLPAFWVGMLMQLIFGVTLRWFPLGTRFPIAQTPPQGPTGLYTIDSLLSFNLGQFFTTLHYLALPSLTLGILISGIFERIVRVNLKQTLKADYVEAARARGIPERKILVSHALKNALIPVITVMGLTLAALLGGALLTEVTFSWPGLGNKLYEAISLRDYPTVQGIVVFFAAIVAIASIVIDIINAYIDPRIRY, via the coding sequence ATGTCTCGATCTAAAGCCCTCCAGTCCTATATCATCATCCGTCTCATGCTGGCGCCGCTGATGTTATGGACAATTACCACCTTAGTGTTTTTATTGCTTCGTGCCACTCCCGGCGATCCAGTGGATGCTATTTTAGGGCCAAAAGCCCCAGAAGCGGTTAAAAATGCCTTGCGAGAACAGTTGGGACTCGGAGATCCCCTCTGGCAACAGTACCTTAACTATATGGGTGACTTGTTGACATTTGACCTAGGCACTTCCCTGACCACTCGCGGGCAGTCCGTTTGGCAAATTATTCAGCAATATTTTCCCGCTACGTTAGAAATTGCGGTGTTTAGCATGGTGGTTGCCTTGGTGGTGGGAATTGGTGTGGGAATGCTTTCTGCCTCTCGTCCCAATACGGGTTGGGATGCTGGGGGACGGTTGTTTGGGATTCTCACATACTCTTTGCCTGCGTTTTGGGTGGGAATGCTGATGCAGTTAATCTTTGGGGTGACATTGCGTTGGTTTCCTTTGGGGACTCGCTTTCCCATTGCCCAAACTCCACCCCAAGGGCCGACGGGACTTTATACGATTGATAGTTTATTAAGTTTTAATTTAGGTCAGTTTTTTACCACTTTACATTATCTGGCTTTGCCATCTTTAACTTTGGGTATTTTAATTAGTGGTATTTTTGAGCGGATTGTCCGAGTTAATCTCAAACAAACATTAAAAGCGGATTATGTGGAAGCAGCCCGCGCCAGAGGCATTCCTGAAAGGAAAATTTTAGTCAGTCATGCGTTGAAAAATGCCCTAATTCCCGTGATTACGGTGATGGGTTTAACCTTGGCGGCATTATTAGGCGGTGCCCTATTAACTGAGGTGACTTTTTCTTGGCCTGGTTTGGGGAATAAATTATATGAGGCGATTTCTTTACGAGATTATCCCACGGTTCAGGGAATTGTGGTATTTTTTGCCGCAATTGTGGCGATCGCCAGTATCGTGATTGATATTATCAATGCCTATATTGACCCCCGAATTAGATATTAA
- a CDS encoding 7-carboxy-7-deazaguanine synthase QueE, protein MTETIKNLATARLIELFSAIQGEGLNVGTRQIFIRFAICDLRCHFCDSAHTWQPSDTCRIEQTPGKRDFVTYANPVTQSQLLGWVEQQMLPPGLHDSISLTGGEPLLHAPFLQEFLPVVKEKTGLPIYLETGGHRPQQLRMILKDLDLVGMDVKLPSVSGENCWAAHEEFLQVCGDGGVEVFVKIIISQDTNPDELIQARDLVAAQSPMIPVFLQPVTPLKPWEILPGKQGENLDKLQKDKLQKPMLPPTPEQVLEWQGLMKRELKQVRVVAQTHKMMNQL, encoded by the coding sequence ATGACAGAAACTATTAAAAATTTAGCCACTGCGAGACTGATTGAACTGTTTTCCGCCATTCAGGGAGAAGGGCTGAATGTGGGGACTCGACAGATTTTTATTAGATTTGCGATTTGTGATTTACGGTGCCATTTCTGTGATAGCGCCCATACTTGGCAGCCTTCGGATACTTGTAGGATTGAACAGACTCCGGGAAAACGAGATTTTGTGACTTATGCTAATCCGGTTACTCAGTCTCAGTTGTTGGGGTGGGTGGAACAGCAAATGTTGCCACCAGGTTTACATGACAGTATTAGTTTGACCGGCGGCGAACCGTTGTTACACGCGCCGTTTTTACAGGAATTTTTGCCGGTGGTGAAGGAAAAGACTGGTTTACCGATTTATTTGGAAACTGGGGGGCATCGTCCCCAACAGTTAAGGATGATTTTAAAGGATTTGGATTTGGTGGGGATGGATGTGAAGTTGCCTAGTGTGAGTGGGGAAAATTGCTGGGCTGCCCATGAGGAGTTTTTGCAAGTTTGTGGGGATGGGGGCGTGGAGGTTTTTGTGAAAATTATTATTTCTCAAGATACGAATCCCGATGAGTTGATTCAAGCTAGGGATTTGGTGGCGGCGCAAAGTCCAATGATTCCAGTTTTTTTGCAACCTGTGACTCCGTTGAAACCTTGGGAGATTTTGCCAGGAAAACAGGGTGAGAATTTAGATAAGTTGCAGAAAGATAAGTTACAGAAACCGATGCTGCCCCCGACTCCAGAACAGGTGCTTGAGTGGCAAGGGTTGATGAAACGCGAGTTGAAGCAGGTGCGGGTGGTGGCGCAAACTCATAAGATGATGAATCAGTTATAG
- a CDS encoding endonuclease MutS2, whose translation MIQSETLELLEWPRLCEHLATFAATKLGAIAARQIHIPTSLAETEQLLTQTKEVYHLETALTTSLSFEGIHDIGDSLERAQLHGILSCVELLAIATTLAGMRNLRRVIDSQPSIPVLKELVEDLRTYPELEQEIHHCIDERAEVADRASPQLGAIRGQLKQVRDRIYQTLQQIMQRQSGAIQQQLITQRSDRFVIPVKAPQKDSIPGIVHDSSTTGATLYIEPNAIVEMNNRLRVLLRQEKAEEEAILRALTEKVAAVNEDLERLLAIATTLDLATARARYSYWLKANPPRFIDRSAADLITLRQLRHPLLIWQHHHEQGPAVVPIDLMISPHIRVVAITGPNTGGKTVTLKTLGLAALMAKIGLFIPAREPVELPWFDEVLADIGDEQSLEQSLSTFSGHIRRITRILAAMSQESLVLLDEVGAGTDPSEGSALAIALLQHLADYAGLTVATTHYGELKALKYQDERFENAAVEFDDVSLSPTYRLLWGIPGRSNALTIASRLGLSSEIIEVAKTHVAPSGGAEINQVIAGLESQRRQQEIKAKEAAVLLAQAEKLNQEVSQAARSLEEREQLLRQQQEQTLLNELAQAKAEIAQVIRRLQEGNQTGQDAQEATKALNEISEQYLPSRQVKAKPKPGYQPKVGDRIRIPKLGQTAEVLEVSLADQELIVRFGIMKMTVALTDIESLNGEKVEPPPVKNVEPKILKAAKVTVPAATASGSSSVPTIRTSRNTVDLRGRRVADAEMELTQAIAAQVPVGGALWIIHGKGTGKLREGVHQILDQSPQIKNYELAKDKDGGSGVTIAYLK comes from the coding sequence TTGATTCAGTCGGAAACCTTAGAACTCCTAGAATGGCCTCGCTTGTGCGAACATCTGGCCACGTTTGCCGCCACTAAGTTGGGCGCGATCGCAGCCCGTCAAATTCACATACCTACAAGTTTGGCCGAAACCGAGCAACTGTTGACGCAAACGAAGGAGGTTTACCATTTGGAAACCGCCTTGACCACCAGTTTGTCTTTTGAGGGGATTCACGATATTGGTGATTCTCTGGAAAGGGCACAGTTGCACGGGATCCTTAGCTGCGTGGAATTGTTGGCGATCGCCACCACTTTGGCGGGAATGCGTAACCTGCGCCGGGTGATTGATAGCCAACCGAGTATCCCGGTTTTGAAAGAGTTGGTGGAAGATTTACGGACTTATCCCGAACTTGAACAAGAGATTCACCATTGTATTGATGAACGGGCAGAAGTTGCCGATCGCGCTAGTCCTCAACTGGGCGCTATTCGTGGTCAACTGAAGCAAGTCCGCGATCGCATTTACCAAACGTTGCAACAGATTATGCAGCGCCAAAGTGGGGCAATTCAGCAACAGCTAATTACCCAGCGGTCCGATCGCTTTGTGATTCCGGTAAAAGCGCCCCAAAAAGATTCGATTCCCGGCATTGTTCACGATAGTTCCACCACTGGCGCCACTCTCTACATCGAACCGAATGCGATCGTGGAGATGAATAATCGGCTGCGCGTGCTATTGCGCCAAGAAAAAGCTGAGGAAGAAGCAATTCTGCGGGCTTTAACGGAAAAAGTGGCAGCGGTGAATGAAGATTTAGAGCGGTTATTGGCGATCGCCACTACCCTGGATTTAGCCACAGCCCGCGCCCGCTATAGCTACTGGCTGAAAGCAAACCCCCCTAGATTTATTGACCGCAGCGCCGCTGACTTGATTACCTTACGTCAACTGCGCCATCCGTTGCTCATTTGGCAACATCACCACGAACAAGGCCCCGCCGTGGTGCCGATTGATTTAATGATTTCGCCCCATATTCGGGTTGTCGCCATCACCGGCCCGAATACCGGGGGAAAAACTGTCACCCTGAAAACCCTGGGACTGGCGGCACTGATGGCTAAAATTGGCCTCTTTATCCCCGCTAGAGAACCTGTGGAATTGCCCTGGTTTGACGAAGTGCTGGCAGATATTGGGGATGAACAGTCCCTAGAACAGAGTTTATCTACTTTTTCTGGACATATCCGCCGGATTACTCGGATTTTGGCGGCTATGAGTCAGGAAAGTTTGGTGTTGTTGGATGAAGTGGGCGCCGGGACTGACCCGTCCGAAGGCAGTGCATTGGCGATCGCCTTGTTGCAACACCTGGCAGACTATGCGGGACTGACCGTGGCAACCACGCACTATGGCGAACTCAAAGCCTTGAAATATCAGGATGAACGGTTTGAAAATGCGGCGGTAGAATTTGATGATGTGAGTCTTTCCCCCACTTATCGTCTGCTTTGGGGCATTCCGGGGCGATCGAATGCCCTGACCATTGCCAGTCGCTTGGGCTTAAGTTCAGAAATTATTGAAGTGGCGAAAACTCACGTGGCGCCGAGTGGCGGTGCGGAAATTAATCAGGTGATTGCCGGGTTGGAGTCTCAACGACGGCAACAAGAAATCAAAGCGAAAGAAGCAGCGGTATTATTAGCCCAGGCGGAAAAGTTGAATCAAGAAGTGTCTCAGGCTGCCCGGTCTTTGGAAGAACGAGAACAACTGCTGCGTCAGCAACAAGAACAAACCTTATTAAATGAGTTGGCCCAAGCGAAGGCGGAAATTGCCCAAGTGATTCGCCGTTTGCAAGAAGGGAATCAAACGGGTCAAGATGCTCAAGAAGCAACTAAGGCATTAAATGAAATTTCTGAGCAATATCTCCCGTCCCGGCAGGTGAAGGCTAAACCCAAACCCGGATATCAGCCCAAGGTGGGCGATCGCATTAGAATCCCGAAATTAGGCCAAACTGCTGAAGTTCTGGAGGTGTCCTTAGCAGATCAGGAGTTAATTGTCCGATTTGGCATTATGAAAATGACTGTGGCACTCACGGATATTGAATCCCTCAATGGGGAAAAAGTAGAACCGCCCCCAGTTAAAAATGTTGAACCAAAAATTTTAAAGGCGGCAAAAGTCACGGTTCCGGCAGCTACGGCTTCTGGATCGTCTTCTGTACCGACAATTAGAACTTCGCGGAATACCGTTGATTTGCGCGGGCGCCGAGTGGCAGACGCGGAGATGGAATTAACACAGGCGATCGCTGCCCAAGTCCCGGTGGGTGGCGCTTTGTGGATTATTCACGGCAAAGGTACAGGTAAATTACGGGAAGGAGTTCATCAAATTTTAGACCAATCTCCGCAAATTAAAAATTATGAATTAGCCAAAGATAAAGATGGTGGATCTGGTGTCACAATTGCCTATTTAAAATAA
- a CDS encoding 6-phosphofructokinase, with product MVISQTTNNRQQAKGNRQQATGKRQKAKGKRQQAKGNRQQATGKRQTTTKRQQAKGKRQKAKGNRQTTTKRQQATGKRQTTTKRQQATGKRQKANNNQQPKGNRQQPTNNKQQSTINNQQITIYPFSKKLSFLILFICPGLTQFLEGTVLPLAL from the coding sequence GTGGTTATTAGTCAAACAACTAACAACAGGCAACAGGCAAAAGGCAACAGGCAACAGGCAACAGGCAAAAGGCAAAAGGCAAAAGGCAAAAGGCAACAGGCAAAAGGCAACAGGCAACAGGCAACAGGCAAAAGGCAAACAACAACCAAAAGGCAACAGGCAAAAGGCAAAAGGCAAAAGGCAAAAGGCAACAGGCAAACAACAACCAAAAGGCAACAGGCAACAGGCAAAAGGCAAACAACAACCAAAAGGCAACAGGCAACAGGCAAAAGGCAAAAGGCAAACAACAACCAACAACCAAAAGGCAACAGGCAACAACCAACAAACAACAAACAACAATCAACAATCAACAACCAACAAATAACTATTTATCCTTTCTCCAAAAAATTATCTTTCTTAATTCTCTTTATATGCCCTGGTCTAACTCAGTTTCTCGAAGGTACAGTTCTCCCACTTGCACTTTAG
- a CDS encoding DUF4335 domain-containing protein — MPWSNSVSRRYSSPTCTLEISLKRSPWSFLTGEFFRKYIRFQLIFDRPQSASEKQLIIRGDGLTLEELYQAVKQYSEAFFHGDSRERIPCGNSTPSNMATQFLLEDSLESRFHSGSMVLQPPLENQEVSSILTLNQNASIQIKPQGGFIHQLDLGVLATEASNHNIQLGNLQLLDLVAALEECMVDLMAIAPPQPPLKPVSGHLLKWILGAIAFVILGLTAGTTTKSDRQASPPPLTQPTLPGIRHSQSK, encoded by the coding sequence ATGCCCTGGTCTAACTCAGTTTCTCGAAGGTACAGTTCTCCCACTTGCACTTTAGAAATTAGTCTGAAACGCTCACCCTGGTCATTTTTGACTGGTGAATTTTTCAGGAAATATATCCGATTTCAGCTAATATTTGATCGCCCACAATCTGCCAGTGAAAAACAATTAATTATTCGGGGCGATGGATTAACCCTCGAAGAGTTATATCAAGCAGTCAAGCAGTACAGTGAAGCGTTTTTTCATGGCGATTCGCGAGAGCGGATTCCTTGCGGGAATAGCACCCCAAGCAATATGGCGACGCAATTTCTGTTAGAAGATTCCTTAGAATCCCGTTTTCATTCTGGGAGTATGGTTCTGCAACCTCCCTTAGAGAATCAAGAAGTTTCTAGTATTTTAACTTTGAATCAGAATGCATCGATTCAGATTAAACCCCAAGGGGGATTTATTCATCAATTAGATTTGGGTGTTTTAGCCACGGAAGCATCTAATCATAATATTCAATTAGGCAACCTACAATTATTAGATTTAGTCGCCGCTTTAGAAGAATGTATGGTGGATTTAATGGCGATCGCTCCACCCCAACCGCCATTAAAACCCGTCTCTGGACATTTGCTGAAATGGATCCTGGGGGCGATCGCCTTTGTGATACTGGGACTGACCGCAGGGACTACTACTAAAAGCGATCGGCAAGCTTCACCCCCACCCCTGACTCAGCCAACATTGCCAGGGATCCGCCATAGTCAATCTAAATAA
- a CDS encoding peptidylprolyl isomerase, with protein MVNLQITAGITAKEIINFLKQEQTLPEVIVKILSGKIVKEFAEQINPIITLEEIQDECHQFRTQHHLETSSDLIAWLVGRGLLYEEWEQIISDRLLAKKLAKHLFASQVEAYFMEHKSEFQEILLYQIIVPFERIATDLFYQIEEQELSFFEAAHLYDIDQRRRLSCGYSGWVSMAELDPELVEAILNGNVGEIIPPVKTAAGYHLMLVEEVTQLDLTPEIQEKILDKLFENWLHLEVQYRLQKCQSQDMTYQSITTYLSRKSPENPR; from the coding sequence ATGGTTAATTTACAAATTACAGCGGGAATTACTGCCAAAGAAATTATTAACTTTCTGAAACAAGAACAAACCCTACCAGAAGTTATTGTCAAGATATTATCGGGTAAAATTGTTAAAGAATTTGCGGAACAAATCAACCCGATCATCACCTTAGAGGAAATTCAAGATGAATGTCATCAGTTTAGAACCCAGCATCATCTAGAAACCAGTTCCGACTTAATTGCTTGGTTAGTCGGTCGCGGATTATTGTATGAAGAATGGGAACAGATAATTAGCGATCGCTTATTAGCCAAAAAACTTGCTAAACATTTGTTTGCATCCCAAGTTGAAGCATATTTCATGGAACATAAAAGTGAATTTCAAGAAATATTGCTGTATCAAATTATTGTACCATTTGAAAGAATTGCCACGGATTTATTTTATCAAATTGAAGAGCAAGAATTAAGTTTTTTTGAAGCCGCCCATCTTTATGACATCGACCAGCGCCGCCGACTAAGTTGTGGTTATAGTGGCTGGGTTTCTATGGCTGAATTAGATCCAGAACTCGTTGAGGCGATTCTGAATGGAAATGTCGGGGAAATTATTCCGCCGGTGAAAACTGCCGCTGGGTATCATTTGATGTTAGTGGAAGAAGTGACTCAACTTGATTTAACCCCAGAAATTCAGGAAAAAATATTAGATAAATTATTTGAAAATTGGCTACACTTGGAAGTGCAATATCGATTACAGAAATGTCAAAGTCAGGACATGACATATCAATCGATTACAACTTATTTATCACGAAAATCACCCGAAAATCCTAGGTAA
- a CDS encoding SPFH domain-containing protein, whose amino-acid sequence MMQEIPAFKINGFIALGAAIAAAWVGLWLTGDITQLINQLNRGEVAPPALLGVVLLMVATMTLLGLTTLEPNQGRVLIFLGNYSGTVRDPGFWWVNPLASKELISLRVRNFNSDRLKVNDAQGNPIEIAAVVVWRVVDSAKALFDVEYYEEFVAIQSETAIRSLAIRYPYDSGNDQEASLRGSPDEVAAALKQEVQDRLGVAGVETIETRLSHLAYAPEIAQVMLRRQQAQAIIAARQQIVEGAVSMVEMAMNQLRDRQIIALDDDRKAKMINNLLVVLTSENNIQPVVNAGHSPEA is encoded by the coding sequence ATGATGCAAGAAATTCCGGCTTTTAAAATCAATGGATTTATCGCTTTGGGGGCGGCGATCGCCGCAGCCTGGGTGGGACTATGGCTAACCGGGGATATCACCCAGTTAATCAATCAATTAAATCGAGGCGAAGTGGCGCCGCCTGCTTTACTCGGAGTGGTGTTATTGATGGTGGCTACTATGACGTTACTGGGTTTGACTACCCTAGAACCCAATCAAGGGCGGGTGCTGATTTTTTTGGGTAACTATAGTGGTACAGTGCGCGATCCGGGCTTTTGGTGGGTGAACCCATTGGCTTCAAAAGAATTGATTTCTTTGCGCGTGCGTAATTTTAATAGCGATCGCCTCAAGGTAAATGATGCCCAGGGCAACCCGATTGAAATTGCGGCGGTGGTCGTTTGGCGGGTGGTGGATTCCGCCAAAGCCCTCTTTGACGTTGAATATTATGAAGAATTTGTGGCGATTCAAAGTGAAACGGCCATTCGTTCTCTGGCAATTCGTTATCCTTACGATAGCGGCAACGATCAAGAAGCTTCACTCAGAGGTAGTCCTGATGAAGTCGCAGCCGCCCTCAAACAAGAGGTGCAAGACCGCTTAGGAGTGGCTGGGGTGGAAACGATCGAAACTCGGCTGTCTCATTTGGCTTACGCCCCGGAAATTGCTCAGGTGATGTTGCGCCGTCAGCAAGCCCAAGCGATTATTGCCGCCCGTCAGCAAATTGTCGAGGGGGCGGTGAGTATGGTGGAAATGGCGATGAACCAGTTGCGCGATCGCCAGATTATTGCCTTAGATGATGACCGCAAAGCCAAAATGATCAATAATTTGCTAGTGGTTTTGACTTCTGAAAATAATATTCAACCTGTAGTAAATGCCGGTCATTCCCCAGAAGCTTGA
- a CDS encoding methyl-accepting chemotaxis protein produces the protein MLNLTQVRFRWLIVIGYSVPILLLLLSTYLIKGSVQRASRAVSELDAYNVIEKQGDEVAFTVEHLRVVIRCYMLDPNAKILQELKQNIELYHNLAAAYQAKIQNSEQQKIFTQYKSQVDAEIVFVETELIPLMNQGKLAESRHKWHQEYYGEIQNELATLMDQFRETGEIKYADIKQEQDTALSRIDPLILQVTAASVIVGIATGFLIISVLIQRLNQEAIAIASSCSQIAETFTEQDRTASEQASSVNETTISIEQLRRSAEKSALQAESAAVGARQILHLASGDREHSEHGNGTVCLQKASEEIADKVQSLSEELNQIYRITNVVTELASQTNMLALNAAVEAVRSGDQGRGFAVLATEIRKLADQSRKASERINQLIENLQKSANSTVTITEKGTQAVENMVTAINDISGNVQEIASNVQEQASAINQIMIAMNTINTGVQQTSSRISQTKIGIEQLDKTAQHLKALV, from the coding sequence ATGTTGAATTTGACTCAGGTTCGGTTCCGGTGGCTAATTGTCATCGGCTACTCAGTTCCCATTCTTTTATTGCTACTATCGACTTATTTGATTAAAGGAAGCGTTCAAAGGGCATCTCGTGCAGTGAGTGAACTCGATGCCTACAATGTCATTGAAAAACAAGGGGATGAAGTTGCTTTTACGGTAGAACACTTGCGAGTGGTGATTCGTTGTTATATGCTGGATCCGAATGCGAAAATTTTACAGGAATTAAAACAAAATATTGAACTGTATCACAATTTAGCCGCAGCCTACCAAGCTAAGATTCAAAATTCGGAACAACAAAAAATATTTACTCAATATAAGAGCCAGGTAGATGCAGAGATCGTATTTGTAGAAACAGAATTAATTCCTTTGATGAATCAAGGAAAGTTAGCCGAATCTCGCCACAAATGGCATCAAGAATACTATGGAGAGATTCAGAATGAACTGGCAACCTTGATGGATCAGTTTCGCGAAACCGGAGAAATTAAATACGCCGATATCAAACAAGAACAAGATACCGCATTAAGTCGGATAGATCCATTGATTTTGCAAGTGACTGCCGCCTCGGTAATCGTGGGGATCGCCACAGGTTTTTTGATTATTTCTGTTTTGATCCAACGCTTGAATCAAGAAGCGATCGCGATCGCTTCTTCTTGTTCGCAAATTGCCGAAACTTTCACGGAACAAGACCGGACTGCTAGTGAACAAGCTTCGTCCGTTAATGAAACAACAATTAGTATTGAACAGTTGCGGCGATCCGCAGAAAAATCCGCTTTGCAAGCCGAATCTGCCGCCGTGGGTGCGCGTCAGATATTACACTTGGCCAGCGGCGATCGGGAACATTCGGAACATGGCAACGGAACCGTTTGTTTACAAAAAGCTTCAGAAGAAATTGCGGACAAAGTGCAGTCTTTGAGTGAAGAACTCAATCAAATTTATCGCATTACTAATGTAGTGACGGAATTAGCCAGTCAAACGAATATGCTGGCACTCAATGCCGCAGTGGAAGCGGTTCGTTCTGGAGATCAAGGAAGAGGATTTGCCGTTTTAGCCACAGAAATTCGTAAACTTGCCGATCAAAGTCGCAAGGCTTCTGAACGAATTAATCAGTTAATTGAGAATCTGCAAAAATCGGCTAATTCTACGGTGACTATCACAGAAAAAGGCACCCAGGCGGTAGAAAATATGGTCACGGCGATTAATGATATTTCTGGAAATGTGCAAGAGATTGCTTCAAATGTTCAGGAGCAAGCCAGTGCCATCAATCAAATTATGATTGCCATGAATACGATTAATACAGGAGTTCAACAAACTTCTAGCAGAATTAGTCAAACGAAAATCGGAATTGAACAACTGGATAAAACGGCGCAACATTTGAAAGCCTTGGTTTAG